The following proteins are co-located in the Gordonia polyisoprenivorans genome:
- the glgA gene encoding glycogen synthase, translated as MRVAMMTREYPPEVYGGAGVHVTELVRHLRALIEVDVHCMGQPRDTATVYAPDPGLNGANAAITTLSADLRMAVGAAGADLVHSHTWYTGLAGHLAAELHGVPHVLTAHSLEPMRPWKAEQLGGGYRVSSWVERNAVEYADAVIAVSSGMANDVCETYPRLDPGRVHVVRNGIDTSQWFAVDDPFGPDSTLTALGVDPDRPIAAFVGRITRQKGVAHLVAAAHHFDPDVQLILCAGAPDTPEIGAEVESAVAALSASRHGVHWVREMLPLPRIREILTAATVFVCPSVYEPLGIVNLEAMACGTAVVASAVGGIPEVVRDAVTGVLVPYDPADSAAFERGLADGVNAVVRDPATAESMGKAGRERAAAEFSWDAIAEQTLAVYQAVTH; from the coding sequence ATGAGGGTGGCGATGATGACACGGGAGTATCCACCCGAGGTCTACGGTGGTGCCGGAGTCCACGTGACCGAGTTGGTGCGACATCTGCGCGCACTGATCGAGGTCGACGTGCACTGCATGGGGCAACCGCGGGACACCGCAACGGTGTACGCACCCGACCCGGGACTCAACGGCGCCAACGCGGCGATCACAACGCTGTCCGCCGATCTGCGGATGGCGGTGGGTGCCGCCGGCGCCGACCTGGTGCATTCGCACACCTGGTACACCGGTCTCGCCGGCCACCTGGCGGCCGAGTTGCACGGCGTGCCACATGTATTGACCGCACACTCGCTGGAACCGATGAGACCCTGGAAGGCCGAGCAACTCGGCGGCGGCTATCGGGTGTCGAGCTGGGTGGAGCGCAACGCCGTCGAGTACGCCGACGCGGTGATCGCGGTCAGCTCCGGGATGGCCAACGACGTGTGCGAGACCTATCCGCGCCTCGATCCCGGTCGAGTTCACGTGGTGCGCAACGGGATCGACACGTCGCAGTGGTTCGCGGTGGACGACCCGTTCGGTCCGGACTCGACATTGACCGCGCTCGGCGTCGACCCGGATCGGCCGATCGCGGCTTTCGTCGGCCGGATCACGAGACAAAAGGGCGTCGCCCACCTCGTCGCAGCCGCCCACCATTTCGATCCCGACGTCCAGCTCATCCTGTGTGCAGGAGCGCCGGATACCCCGGAAATCGGTGCGGAGGTCGAGTCGGCGGTCGCCGCGTTGTCGGCCTCGCGGCATGGCGTGCACTGGGTCCGGGAGATGCTCCCACTCCCGCGCATCCGGGAAATCCTCACCGCCGCAACAGTATTCGTCTGCCCGTCGGTGTACGAGCCGCTGGGTATCGTGAACCTCGAGGCGATGGCCTGCGGGACGGCGGTGGTGGCCTCGGCGGTCGGCGGCATTCCCGAGGTGGTCCGCGACGCCGTCACCGGTGTCCTCGTCCCCTACGATCCGGCCGACTCGGCTGCGTTCGAACGCGGCCTCGCCGACGGCGTCAATGCGGTGGTGCGGGATCCGGCGACCGCCGAGTCGATGGGCAAGGCCGGACGCGAACGGGCCGCTGCGGAATTCTCCTGGGATGCGATCGCCGAGCAGACCCTCGCGGTATATCAGGCCGTCACGCACTGA